GCCTGCCCCAATTACTGTTACCTTAGACACTCTTTTTCCCCCGCTTGACCTTTGTTGACTTTTCTTCGTCATTCCTCATGGCCGCCTGATTCCCTGGACAAGCGGCATTGGAACAGCGGGATGTAACTCCACCATTTTTGAATCTATGACGTACCATGAAGGAACCGCATTGCGGACATTTTTCCGCCAGCGGAGTGTCCCAGGTAGTAAAGTCGCATGCGGGATAATTTTCACACCCATAGAATGTTTTCCCCCGTTTAGTCCTGCGCTCAACTACAGCGCCTTGACATTTAGGACATTTTGCTCCGGTTTCCTTTACTAAGGGCTTTGTATTCCGGCATTCCGGAAAACCAGGACAGGCAAGGAAATCTCCATACCGCCCCTGCTTAATTACCATCATTCTGCCACAATTTTCGCATTTCACGTCCGACACTTGTACCGGAAGCTCAACATGTCCAATAGCTTCTTCGGCGTGGACTAAATCTTTGTTAAACGGTTCGTAAAACTGTCGCAGTACTTCCAGCCAGGATATATCTCCATCGGCAATATCATCTAACTGGTCTTCCATACCGGCGGTAAACTCCACGTCGACTATTTTTTTAAAATAGTCTTTTAGTAAATCAACAACCACAAAACCAAGTTCTGTGGGTTCAAATTTTTTTTCAACCCGTCTTACGTAACCGCGAGTAACAATGGTCTCTATTGTCGGTGCATAGGTGCTTGGCCGGCCAATGCCTTTTTCCTCCAAAATTTTTACTAAAGAGGCTTCCGTATAGCGCGGCGGGGGTTCAGTAAAGTGTTGAGCAGGCAATAATTTAGCCAGCTTTAATTTTTGCCCGACAGTTAATTCCGGCAACAGATTATCTTTATCCAACTCGGATATGCTGCTGTCTTCGTTTGTTTCCCCGCTGCCGGCACCGCCCTTGCCCGTATGGGAAAATGCCGCCAAAAATCCGGGGAATTTTAGTTGCGAGCCGGTTGCCCGAAATTTGTACCGGCCAGCCATTATTTCAATGGTCATAGTATCGTAGACGGCTGCCGTCATTTGGCTGGCGATAAACCGCTCCCAAATTAGGGTGTACAACTTCAACTGATCTTTGGTAAGATGCGATATCAATGCCTCCGGCGGAAGTTCAACACTAGTTGGCCTAATGGCTTCATGCGCATCCTGTGACCTTTTATTGGCGTAAACCGGCGGCTTCTCAGGCAAATAACTTGTTCCATGC
This window of the Methylomusa anaerophila genome carries:
- the topA gene encoding type I DNA topoisomerase encodes the protein MSKALVVVESPAKAKTIEKFLGKNYTVKASMGHLRDLPKSQFGVDIENNFEPKYINIRGKGDLIKSLKEAAKNAGSIYLATDPDREGEAIAWHLAHLLNIPVVNACRIEFNEITKPAIQQAVKKPRPIDLSRVFAQQARRILDRIVGYKLSPLLWRKVRKGLSAGRVQSVAVRLICDREKEIQNFVPEEYWTITAKLKEKSSSKPFDAELVSIDGQKISIQDETQASAAVTELSQAEYSVADVKKRERKRNPYAPFITSSLQQEAARRIGFTSRKTMTVAQQLYEGLDIGSSGHVGLITYMRTDSTRVSELAQQDARQYIAGKHGTSYLPEKPPVYANKRSQDAHEAIRPTSVELPPEALISHLTKDQLKLYTLIWERFIASQMTAAVYDTMTIEIMAGRYKFRATGSQLKFPGFLAAFSHTGKGGAGSGETNEDSSISELDKDNLLPELTVGQKLKLAKLLPAQHFTEPPPRYTEASLVKILEEKGIGRPSTYAPTIETIVTRGYVRRVEKKFEPTELGFVVVDLLKDYFKKIVDVEFTAGMEDQLDDIADGDISWLEVLRQFYEPFNKDLVHAEEAIGHVELPVQVSDVKCENCGRMMVIKQGRYGDFLACPGFPECRNTKPLVKETGAKCPKCQGAVVERRTKRGKTFYGCENYPACDFTTWDTPLAEKCPQCGSFMVRHRFKNGGVTSRCSNAACPGNQAAMRNDEEKSTKVKRGKKSV